One stretch of Corvus hawaiiensis isolate bCorHaw1 chromosome 1, bCorHaw1.pri.cur, whole genome shotgun sequence DNA includes these proteins:
- the LOC125323473 gene encoding sterol regulatory element-binding protein cleavage-activating protein isoform X2 codes for MTLTERLRERISRAFYNHGLLCASYPIPIILFTALCILACCYPLLKLPLPGTGPVEFSTPVKDYAPPGPDAGPQHGDPGERPDWYVGAPVAYIQQIFVKATVSPWQKNFLAVDVFRSPLSRVFQLVEEIRNHALRDSSGVRSLEEVCLQVTDLLPGLRKLRNLLPEHGCLLLSPGNFWQNDRERFNADPDIIKTIHQHEPKTLQTSTTLKDLLFGLPGRYSGVNLYNRRRVVSYTVTLGLQRYDSRFLSSLRSRLKLLHPSPNCSLREENVVHVHFKEEIGIAELIPLVTTYIILFAYIYFSTRKIDMVKSKWGLALAAVVTVLSSLLMSVGLCTLFGLTPTLNGGEIFPYLVVVIGLENVLVLTKSVVSTPVDLEVKLRIAQGLSNESWSIMKNMATELGIILIGYFTLVPAIQEFCLFAVVGLVSDFFLQMLFFTTVLSIDIRRMELADLNKRLPPESCLAPAKAPCRARPPALRPAAPHTPHTITLQPSSLRNLRLPKRLRVIYFFARTRLAQRLIMAGTVIWIGILVYTDPAGLRTYLTSQVTEQSPLGDAGLPPMPVPGGVLPAGDPKIDLSVFPSEPIQLSENQTQQREQKSGLEPNQHTWAQGPEGRGNGQVELGTEAEVTWGAEDEEIWRKLSFRHWPALFSYYNITLAKRYISILPAIPVTLYLKPQEALEMRHPQEASRYHPFLAGSAGKLDTGPQPDRTAQPHGHQDVTLYKVAALGLASGILLVLLLFCLYRVLCPKNYGQNGPGRRRRGDLPCDDYGYSPPETEIVPLVLRGHLMDIECLASDGMLLVSCCLVGQIRVWDAQTGDCLTVIPKPRLRRDSSGIFDYQEGWDPSPDGKNGLEDSFESNHQLKRLLGPPQPPLFCDQPDLTSLIDTNFSEHAKAAESEPRLRAVGTRHKDSGYDFSSLVGKVYEEHGSSSCRNMNFPGLSAPHGPAGFCGSSGRSPGCGSDEGGCGGRRRSLGDRSLGDETCAGCDKSSPLPSWGGDLESSVWSLELQGNLIVAGRSNGKLEVWDAIEGTLRSSNDEGQSGITALVFLNNRIVAARLNGSLDFFSLETHTALNHLQFRGAPGRSSLPPSPELGRGAAVRCQLTHSVACAHHKPITALKAAAGRLVTGSQDHTLRVFRLEDSCCLFTLQGHSGAITAVYIDQTMVLASGGQDGAICLWDVLTGSRVSHMFAHRGDVTSLTCTTSCVISSGLDDVISIWDRSSGIKLYSIQQELGCGASLGVISDNLLVTGGQGCVSFWDIGYGDLLQTVYLGKSNESQPARQILVLENAAIVCNFGSELSLVYVPSVLEKLD; via the exons CTACCCTCTGCTGAAGCTGCCTCTGCCGGGGACGGGCCCCGTGGAGTTCAGCACCCCGGTGAAGGACTACGCTCCTCCCGGCCCGGACGCGGGCCCGCAGCACGGGGACCCTGGCGAGCGTCCCGACTGG TACGTCGGTGCTCCCGTGGCCTACATCCAGCAGATCTTTGTGAAAGCCACCGTGTCCCCGTGGCAGAAAAACTTCCTGGCTGTGGATGTGTTCCGGTCGCCGCTGTCCCGCGTCTTCCAGCTGGTGGAGGAGATCAGGAACCATGCCCTGAGAGACAG CTCCGGGGTCAGGAGCCTGGAGGAGGTTTGTCTCCAGGTGACAGACCTGCTGCCCGGCCTCAGGAAGCTGCGGAATCTGCTCCCGGAGCACggctgcctgctgctgtccccagggaacTTCTGGCAGAACGACCGCGAGCGCTTCAATGCCGACCCAGATATCATCAAAACCATCCACCAGCATGAACCAAAGACCTTGCAGACGTCAACCACTCTCAAag ACCTGCTGTTCGGGCTGCCCGGCAGGTACAGCGGGGTGAACCTGTACAACCGGCGGCGCGTGGTGTCCTACACCGTCACCCTGGGGCTGCAGCGCTACGACTCCAG GTTCCTGAGCAGCCTCCGCTCCCGCCTGAAGCTGCTGCACCCCAGCCCCAACTGCAGCCTGCGGGAGGAGAATGTGGTCCACGTGCACTTCAAGGAGGAGATCGGCATCGCTGAGCTCATCCCACTCGTCACCACCTACATCATCCTCTTCGCCTACATCTACTTCTCCACAC ggaagaTCGACATGGTGAAGTCCAAGTGGGGCCTGGCGCTGGCGGCGGTGGTGACggtgctcagctccctgctcatGTCCGTGGGGCTCTGCACCCTGTTCGGCCTCACGCCCACGCTCAACGGAGG AGAGATATTCCCATACCTGGTGGTGGTGATTGGCCTGGAGAACGTGCTAGTCCTCACCAAGTCCGTTGTGTCCACGCCTGTGGACCTGGAGGTGAAGCTCCGCATCGCCCAAG GCCTGAGCAACGAGAGCTGGTCCATCATGAAGAACATGGCCACCGAGCTCGGGATCATCCTCATCGGATACTTCACCCTGGTCCCGGCCATCCAG GAGTTCTGCCTCTTCGCCGTGGTCGGGCTGGTGTCGGACTTCTTCCTGCAGATGTTGTTCTTCACCACGGTGCTGTCCATCGACATCCGCCGCATGGAG CTGGCCGACCTCAACAAGCGGCTGCCCCCCGAGTCGTGCCTGGCGCCGGCGAAGGCCCCGTGCCGTGCCCGGCCTCCCGCGCTGCGCCCGGCGGCGCCGCACACGCCGCACACCATCACCCTGCAGCCGTCCTCGCTGCGCAACCTGCGCCTGCCCAAGCGCCTGCGCGTCATCTACTTCTTCGCCCGCACGCGCCTGGCCCAGCGCCTCATCATG GCCGGGACGGTGATCTGGATTGGAATCCTGGTTTACACAGATCCTGCTGGGCTCCGCACCTACCTCACATCCCAGGTCACCGAGCAGAGTCCCCTGGGGGATGCAGGCCTGCCTCCCATGCCCGTTCCCGGAGGGGTCCTGCCTGCTGGGGACCCCAAGATCGACCTCTCGGTGTTCCCATCGGAGCCAATCCAGCTGTCGGAGAACCAAACGCAGCAGCGGGAGCAGAAGTCAGGGCTGGAGCCGAACCAGCACACATGGGCCCAGGGACCAGAGGGCAGAGGGAACGGGCAGGTGGAGCTGGGAACAGAAGCAGAGGTTAcctggggagcagaggatgAGGAGATCTGGAGGAAGCTTTCCTTCAGGCACTGGCCAGCCCTCTTCAGCTACTACAACATCACCCTGGCCAAGAG GTACATCAGCATCCTGCCAGCCATCCCTGTCACGCTGTACCTGAAGCCGCAGGAGGCCCTGGAGATGCGGCATCCCCAGGAGGCCTCGCGCTACCACCCCTTCCTGGCGGGCAGCGCGGGGAAGCTGGACACGGGACCCCAGCCGGACcgcacagcacagccccacggCCACCAGGACGTCACCCTTTACAA GGTGGCTGCTCTGGGCCTGGCCTCGGGCatcctgctggtgctgctgctgttctgcctGTACCGGGTGCTGTGCCCCAAGAACTACGGGCAGaacgggccgggccggcgccgGAGGGGGGACCTGCCCTGCGACGACTACGGCTACTCCCCCCCCGAGACCGAGATTGTGCCCCTGGTCCTCAGGGGACACCTCATG gACATCGAGTGCCTGGCCAGTGATGGGATGCTGCTGgtgagctgctgcctggtggGGCAGATCCGCGTGTGGGACGCGCAGACGGGCGACTGCCTCACTGTCATCCCCAAACCCAG GCTGCGCAGGGACAGCAGCGGCATCTTCGATTACCAGGAGGGCTGGGATCCCAGCCCGGACGGGAAGAACGGGCTGGAGGACTCCTTTGAGAGCAATCACCAGCTCAAACGGCTGCTgggccccccccagccccccctgTTCTGTGACCAGCCCGACCTCACCTCCCTCATCGACACCAACTTCTCGGAGCACGCCAAGGCGGCCGAGTCAGAGCCGCGGCTCCGGGCCGTGGGCACTCGCCACAAGGACTCGGGATACGACTTCAGCAGCCTGGTTGGGAAGGTGTACGAGGAGCacggcagctccagctgcaggaacatGAACTTCCCGGGGCTCTCggccccgcacggccccgccgggTTCTGCGGCAGCAGCGGCCGCTCCCCGGGGTGTGGCTCCGACGAGGGCGGGTGCGGCGGCCGCCGGCGCAGCCTCGGGGACCGGAGCCTGGGGGACGAGACCTGCGCAGGATGTGACAAATCTTCACCCCTGCCGTCCTGGGGCGGGGACCTGGAGAGCTCCGTCTGGAGCCTGGAACTGCAGGGGAACCTGATCGTGGCTGGCAGGAGTAATGGGAAGCTGGAG gtGTGGGATGCCATCGAGGGGACCCTCCGCAGCAGCAATGATGAAGGACAATCCGGCATCACGGCCCTCGTCTTCCTCAACAACAG GATCGTGGCTGCCCGGTtgaatggctccttggatttcTTCTCTCTGGAGACACACACAGCCTTGAACCACCTGCAGTTCCGAG GTGCCCcgggcaggagcagcctccCACCATCGCCGGAGCTGGGCCGCGGGGCCGCGGTGCGGTGCCAGCTCACCCACAGCGTGGCCTGCGCGCACCACAAACCCATCACCGCGCTCAAGGCTGCGGCCGGGCGCCTCGTCACCGGCAGCCAGGACCACACCCTCAGG GTGTTCCGGCTGGAGGACTCGTGCTGCCTGTTCACCCTGCAGGGCCACTCGGGAGCCATCACAGCCGTGTACATCGACCAG ACCATGGTGCTGGCGAGTGGCGGCCAGGACGGGGCCATCTGCCTGTGGGACGTGCTGACGGGCAGCCGCGTGAGCCACATGTTCGCCCACCGTGGGGACGTCACCTCCCTGACCTGCACCACGTCCTGTGTCATCAGCAGCGGCCTGGACGACGTCATCAGCATCTGGGACCGCAGCTCGGGGATCAAGCTCTACTCCATCCAGCAG gagctgggctgcggCGCCAGCCTGGGCGTCATCTCCGACAACCTGCTGGTGACGGGCGGCCAGGGCTGCGTGTCCTTCTGGGACATCGGCTACGGAGACCTGCTCCAGACCGTCTACCTGGGCAAGAGCAACGAGTCGCAGCCGGCGCGGCAGATCCTGGTGCTGGAGAACGCCGCCATCGTCTGCAACTTCGGGAGCGAGCTCAGCCTGGTCTACGTGCCCTCGGTGCTGGAAAAGTTGGactga
- the LOC125323473 gene encoding sterol regulatory element-binding protein cleavage-activating protein isoform X1: protein MTLTERLRERISRAFYNHGLLCASYPIPIILFTALCILACCYPLLKLPLPGTGPVEFSTPVKDYAPPGPDAGPQHGDPGERPDWYVGAPVAYIQQIFVKATVSPWQKNFLAVDVFRSPLSRVFQLVEEIRNHALRDSSGVRSLEEVCLQVTDLLPGLRKLRNLLPEHGCLLLSPGNFWQNDRERFNADPDIIKTIHQHEPKTLQTSTTLKDLLFGLPGRYSGVNLYNRRRVVSYTVTLGLQRYDSRFLSSLRSRLKLLHPSPNCSLREENVVHVHFKEEIGIAELIPLVTTYIILFAYIYFSTRKIDMVKSKWGLALAAVVTVLSSLLMSVGLCTLFGLTPTLNGGEIFPYLVVVIGLENVLVLTKSVVSTPVDLEVKLRIAQGLSNESWSIMKNMATELGIILIGYFTLVPAIQEFCLFAVVGLVSDFFLQMLFFTTVLSIDIRRMELADLNKRLPPESCLAPAKAPCRARPPALRPAAPHTPHTITLQPSSLRNLRLPKRLRVIYFFARTRLAQRLIMAGTVIWIGILVYTDPAGLRTYLTSQVTEQSPLGDAGLPPMPVPGGVLPAGDPKIDLSVFPSEPIQLSENQTQQREQKSGLEPNQHTWAQGPEGRGNGQVELGTEAEVTWGAEDEEIWRKLSFRHWPALFSYYNITLAKRYISILPAIPVTLYLKPQEALEMRHPQEASRYHPFLAGSAGKLDTGPQPDRTAQPHGHQDVTLYKVAALGLASGILLVLLLFCLYRVLCPKNYGQNGPGRRRRGDLPCDDYGYSPPETEIVPLVLRGHLMDIECLASDGMLLVSCCLVGQIRVWDAQTGDCLTVIPKPRLRRDSSGIFDYQEGWDPSPDGKNGLEDSFESNHQLKRLLGPPQPPLFCDQPDLTSLIDTNFSEHAKAAESEPRLRAVGTRHKDSGYDFSSLVGKVYEEHGSSSCRNMNFPGLSAPHGPAGFCGSSGRSPGCGSDEGGCGGRRRSLGDRSLGDETCAGCDKSSPLPSWGGDLESSVWSLELQGNLIVAGRSNGKLEVWDAIEGTLRSSNDEGQSGITALVFLNNRIVAARLNGSLDFFSLETHTALNHLQFRGVCVPAGAPGRSSLPPSPELGRGAAVRCQLTHSVACAHHKPITALKAAAGRLVTGSQDHTLRVFRLEDSCCLFTLQGHSGAITAVYIDQTMVLASGGQDGAICLWDVLTGSRVSHMFAHRGDVTSLTCTTSCVISSGLDDVISIWDRSSGIKLYSIQQELGCGASLGVISDNLLVTGGQGCVSFWDIGYGDLLQTVYLGKSNESQPARQILVLENAAIVCNFGSELSLVYVPSVLEKLD from the exons CTACCCTCTGCTGAAGCTGCCTCTGCCGGGGACGGGCCCCGTGGAGTTCAGCACCCCGGTGAAGGACTACGCTCCTCCCGGCCCGGACGCGGGCCCGCAGCACGGGGACCCTGGCGAGCGTCCCGACTGG TACGTCGGTGCTCCCGTGGCCTACATCCAGCAGATCTTTGTGAAAGCCACCGTGTCCCCGTGGCAGAAAAACTTCCTGGCTGTGGATGTGTTCCGGTCGCCGCTGTCCCGCGTCTTCCAGCTGGTGGAGGAGATCAGGAACCATGCCCTGAGAGACAG CTCCGGGGTCAGGAGCCTGGAGGAGGTTTGTCTCCAGGTGACAGACCTGCTGCCCGGCCTCAGGAAGCTGCGGAATCTGCTCCCGGAGCACggctgcctgctgctgtccccagggaacTTCTGGCAGAACGACCGCGAGCGCTTCAATGCCGACCCAGATATCATCAAAACCATCCACCAGCATGAACCAAAGACCTTGCAGACGTCAACCACTCTCAAag ACCTGCTGTTCGGGCTGCCCGGCAGGTACAGCGGGGTGAACCTGTACAACCGGCGGCGCGTGGTGTCCTACACCGTCACCCTGGGGCTGCAGCGCTACGACTCCAG GTTCCTGAGCAGCCTCCGCTCCCGCCTGAAGCTGCTGCACCCCAGCCCCAACTGCAGCCTGCGGGAGGAGAATGTGGTCCACGTGCACTTCAAGGAGGAGATCGGCATCGCTGAGCTCATCCCACTCGTCACCACCTACATCATCCTCTTCGCCTACATCTACTTCTCCACAC ggaagaTCGACATGGTGAAGTCCAAGTGGGGCCTGGCGCTGGCGGCGGTGGTGACggtgctcagctccctgctcatGTCCGTGGGGCTCTGCACCCTGTTCGGCCTCACGCCCACGCTCAACGGAGG AGAGATATTCCCATACCTGGTGGTGGTGATTGGCCTGGAGAACGTGCTAGTCCTCACCAAGTCCGTTGTGTCCACGCCTGTGGACCTGGAGGTGAAGCTCCGCATCGCCCAAG GCCTGAGCAACGAGAGCTGGTCCATCATGAAGAACATGGCCACCGAGCTCGGGATCATCCTCATCGGATACTTCACCCTGGTCCCGGCCATCCAG GAGTTCTGCCTCTTCGCCGTGGTCGGGCTGGTGTCGGACTTCTTCCTGCAGATGTTGTTCTTCACCACGGTGCTGTCCATCGACATCCGCCGCATGGAG CTGGCCGACCTCAACAAGCGGCTGCCCCCCGAGTCGTGCCTGGCGCCGGCGAAGGCCCCGTGCCGTGCCCGGCCTCCCGCGCTGCGCCCGGCGGCGCCGCACACGCCGCACACCATCACCCTGCAGCCGTCCTCGCTGCGCAACCTGCGCCTGCCCAAGCGCCTGCGCGTCATCTACTTCTTCGCCCGCACGCGCCTGGCCCAGCGCCTCATCATG GCCGGGACGGTGATCTGGATTGGAATCCTGGTTTACACAGATCCTGCTGGGCTCCGCACCTACCTCACATCCCAGGTCACCGAGCAGAGTCCCCTGGGGGATGCAGGCCTGCCTCCCATGCCCGTTCCCGGAGGGGTCCTGCCTGCTGGGGACCCCAAGATCGACCTCTCGGTGTTCCCATCGGAGCCAATCCAGCTGTCGGAGAACCAAACGCAGCAGCGGGAGCAGAAGTCAGGGCTGGAGCCGAACCAGCACACATGGGCCCAGGGACCAGAGGGCAGAGGGAACGGGCAGGTGGAGCTGGGAACAGAAGCAGAGGTTAcctggggagcagaggatgAGGAGATCTGGAGGAAGCTTTCCTTCAGGCACTGGCCAGCCCTCTTCAGCTACTACAACATCACCCTGGCCAAGAG GTACATCAGCATCCTGCCAGCCATCCCTGTCACGCTGTACCTGAAGCCGCAGGAGGCCCTGGAGATGCGGCATCCCCAGGAGGCCTCGCGCTACCACCCCTTCCTGGCGGGCAGCGCGGGGAAGCTGGACACGGGACCCCAGCCGGACcgcacagcacagccccacggCCACCAGGACGTCACCCTTTACAA GGTGGCTGCTCTGGGCCTGGCCTCGGGCatcctgctggtgctgctgctgttctgcctGTACCGGGTGCTGTGCCCCAAGAACTACGGGCAGaacgggccgggccggcgccgGAGGGGGGACCTGCCCTGCGACGACTACGGCTACTCCCCCCCCGAGACCGAGATTGTGCCCCTGGTCCTCAGGGGACACCTCATG gACATCGAGTGCCTGGCCAGTGATGGGATGCTGCTGgtgagctgctgcctggtggGGCAGATCCGCGTGTGGGACGCGCAGACGGGCGACTGCCTCACTGTCATCCCCAAACCCAG GCTGCGCAGGGACAGCAGCGGCATCTTCGATTACCAGGAGGGCTGGGATCCCAGCCCGGACGGGAAGAACGGGCTGGAGGACTCCTTTGAGAGCAATCACCAGCTCAAACGGCTGCTgggccccccccagccccccctgTTCTGTGACCAGCCCGACCTCACCTCCCTCATCGACACCAACTTCTCGGAGCACGCCAAGGCGGCCGAGTCAGAGCCGCGGCTCCGGGCCGTGGGCACTCGCCACAAGGACTCGGGATACGACTTCAGCAGCCTGGTTGGGAAGGTGTACGAGGAGCacggcagctccagctgcaggaacatGAACTTCCCGGGGCTCTCggccccgcacggccccgccgggTTCTGCGGCAGCAGCGGCCGCTCCCCGGGGTGTGGCTCCGACGAGGGCGGGTGCGGCGGCCGCCGGCGCAGCCTCGGGGACCGGAGCCTGGGGGACGAGACCTGCGCAGGATGTGACAAATCTTCACCCCTGCCGTCCTGGGGCGGGGACCTGGAGAGCTCCGTCTGGAGCCTGGAACTGCAGGGGAACCTGATCGTGGCTGGCAGGAGTAATGGGAAGCTGGAG gtGTGGGATGCCATCGAGGGGACCCTCCGCAGCAGCAATGATGAAGGACAATCCGGCATCACGGCCCTCGTCTTCCTCAACAACAG GATCGTGGCTGCCCGGTtgaatggctccttggatttcTTCTCTCTGGAGACACACACAGCCTTGAACCACCTGCAGTTCCGAG GTGTTTGTGTCCCTGCAGGTGCCCcgggcaggagcagcctccCACCATCGCCGGAGCTGGGCCGCGGGGCCGCGGTGCGGTGCCAGCTCACCCACAGCGTGGCCTGCGCGCACCACAAACCCATCACCGCGCTCAAGGCTGCGGCCGGGCGCCTCGTCACCGGCAGCCAGGACCACACCCTCAGG GTGTTCCGGCTGGAGGACTCGTGCTGCCTGTTCACCCTGCAGGGCCACTCGGGAGCCATCACAGCCGTGTACATCGACCAG ACCATGGTGCTGGCGAGTGGCGGCCAGGACGGGGCCATCTGCCTGTGGGACGTGCTGACGGGCAGCCGCGTGAGCCACATGTTCGCCCACCGTGGGGACGTCACCTCCCTGACCTGCACCACGTCCTGTGTCATCAGCAGCGGCCTGGACGACGTCATCAGCATCTGGGACCGCAGCTCGGGGATCAAGCTCTACTCCATCCAGCAG gagctgggctgcggCGCCAGCCTGGGCGTCATCTCCGACAACCTGCTGGTGACGGGCGGCCAGGGCTGCGTGTCCTTCTGGGACATCGGCTACGGAGACCTGCTCCAGACCGTCTACCTGGGCAAGAGCAACGAGTCGCAGCCGGCGCGGCAGATCCTGGTGCTGGAGAACGCCGCCATCGTCTGCAACTTCGGGAGCGAGCTCAGCCTGGTCTACGTGCCCTCGGTGCTGGAAAAGTTGGactga